The proteins below are encoded in one region of Fimbriimonadaceae bacterium:
- a CDS encoding peptidylprolyl isomerase, translating to MIGGLVALTVLSPLALPQVTFVVEGRGSFTMEVRIDQAPKIGGHFLDLVDRKFYDRILFHRLVPGFVVQSGDPESKKVTPAWARNHPGESGGTENLGEGGSGKSVPFEINDLKHTKYSVGMALESPMDDSGDSQFFINLADNHRLDGSYVVFARVTKGKGVVDKIRRGDRIKTAHRSG from the coding sequence ATGATCGGTGGCCTGGTCGCCCTCACCGTCCTCTCGCCCCTCGCCCTGCCGCAAGTGACCTTCGTGGTGGAGGGCCGCGGCTCCTTCACGATGGAGGTGCGGATCGACCAGGCGCCGAAGATCGGCGGCCACTTCCTGGATCTGGTCGACCGCAAGTTCTACGACCGCATCCTCTTCCACCGGCTTGTGCCTGGCTTCGTCGTCCAAAGCGGCGACCCCGAGTCAAAGAAGGTGACGCCCGCCTGGGCGCGGAACCACCCAGGCGAAAGCGGCGGCACAGAGAACCTTGGGGAAGGCGGCAGCGGCAAATCGGTCCCCTTCGAGATCAACGACCTCAAGCACACGAAGTACTCGGTCGGCATGGCCCTCGAATCGCCCATGGACGATTCCGGCGACAGCCAGTTCTTCATCAACCTTGCCGATAACCACCGGCTCGACGGCTCTTACGTCGTCTTCGCGAGGGTGACAAAAGGGAAGGGCGTCGTCGACAAGATTCGCCGCGGCGACCGCATCAAGACGGCGCACCGAAGTGGTTAG
- a CDS encoding 2,3-bisphosphoglycerate-dependent phosphoglycerate mutase: MPKLVLVRHGQSLWNLENRFTGWVDVPLTEQGEQEARRTGELLRGVPLDVAYSSALKRAARTLDIILQTIPMELPVISDKALNERDYGDLAGLNKDAMREKYGAEQVHIWRRSFDVRPPGGEALKDTKERTIPFYERAILGDIRQGKNVLVVAHGNSNRSIVMELERLSPDEILALELPTGVARVYELTPEGAVQSVSVLDH; encoded by the coding sequence ATGCCCAAGCTCGTCCTAGTCCGCCACGGCCAGTCGCTCTGGAACCTGGAGAACCGGTTTACCGGGTGGGTCGACGTCCCCCTCACAGAACAGGGCGAGCAAGAGGCGCGGCGGACGGGCGAGCTTCTCCGCGGCGTGCCTCTTGACGTGGCCTACAGCAGCGCGCTGAAGCGGGCCGCCCGGACGCTGGACATCATTCTCCAGACTATTCCCATGGAGTTACCGGTCATAAGCGACAAGGCCCTGAACGAGCGCGACTACGGCGACCTTGCCGGCCTGAACAAGGACGCCATGCGTGAGAAATATGGGGCCGAACAGGTCCACATTTGGCGGCGCAGCTTCGACGTGCGCCCGCCGGGGGGCGAGGCCCTGAAGGACACTAAGGAGCGGACGATCCCGTTCTACGAGCGCGCGATCCTAGGTGACATCCGCCAGGGCAAGAACGTGCTGGTCGTCGCCCACGGGAACTCGAACCGCTCGATCGTCATGGAGCTGGAGCGGCTCTCCCCGGACGAGATCCTCGCCCTGGAGCTCCCCACGGGTGTGGCCCGCGTCTACGAACTCACACCCGAAGGCGCAGTGCAAAGCGTCTCGGTGCTCGACCACTAA